A region of Sulfurimonas sp. DNA encodes the following proteins:
- a CDS encoding IS3 family transposase, translating into MSRKRTTYTAEFKTKLVLEVLKEDKTLNEIASVNNITPKNLQNWKKIFLENAEVAMEPAKVIKEYKEENVRLQAKLDEYAKVVGQLTVEKDWAVGKLSSLDSSYKKELIDRDENKALSVVKQCNLINYNRSNLFYAPMVNLAKNVIKKHIEKVFEEIPSYGYMKVYHQLLEDGFRVSPNTVLAYRRELGLQAVLAVRPPNTSWADKQHHKYSYKIRGLDIVRANQVWSTDITYIKIKGGMVYMAAIIDWYSKAILSWRISNTMDTDLVIGVLDEALALYGKPEIFNTDQGSQYTSCIHTQTLKDNDIIISMDGKGRATDNICIERFWRSAKVEKIYLNEYERVSVLKSDVKDYIEFYNHRRFHETLKYKKPMNVYYDSLKINDENYTKSSENVA; encoded by the coding sequence ATGAGTCGAAAAAGAACAACATATACAGCAGAATTCAAGACAAAGTTAGTTTTAGAAGTTTTAAAAGAAGATAAGACACTAAATGAAATAGCAAGTGTAAATAATATCACACCAAAAAACTTACAAAATTGGAAGAAGATATTCTTGGAAAATGCAGAAGTTGCGATGGAACCTGCAAAAGTAATTAAAGAGTACAAAGAAGAGAATGTAAGATTACAAGCTAAACTTGATGAATATGCAAAGGTTGTAGGTCAACTAACAGTAGAGAAGGACTGGGCGGTGGGAAAGTTAAGCAGCTTGGACTCTAGCTATAAAAAGGAGTTGATTGATAGAGATGAAAATAAGGCATTATCAGTTGTAAAACAATGTAATCTTATTAACTATAACAGAAGTAATTTGTTCTATGCACCAATGGTAAATCTTGCTAAAAATGTAATTAAAAAACATATAGAAAAAGTATTTGAAGAGATACCAAGCTATGGCTATATGAAAGTGTATCATCAACTACTAGAGGATGGTTTTCGTGTCAGTCCCAACACAGTGCTGGCATACCGTAGAGAGTTAGGTTTACAGGCTGTTTTAGCTGTAAGACCACCAAATACAAGCTGGGCGGACAAGCAACATCATAAATACTCTTACAAAATAAGAGGATTAGATATCGTAAGAGCAAACCAAGTATGGTCAACAGATATAACCTATATTAAAATTAAAGGTGGTATGGTCTATATGGCTGCCATAATTGATTGGTATTCTAAAGCAATATTATCTTGGCGAATATCCAACACAATGGATACAGATTTAGTCATAGGTGTACTAGATGAAGCACTCGCACTCTATGGTAAGCCTGAAATATTTAATACTGATCAAGGATCACAATATACAAGCTGTATCCACACTCAAACATTAAAAGATAATGACATAATTATCTCTATGGATGGCAAAGGTAGAGCAACAGATAATATTTGTATTGAGAGGTTCTGGAGAAGTGCTAAAGTTGAAAAAATATACCTCAATGAATATGAGAGAGTATCAGTTCTCAAAAGTGATGTTAAGGATTATATAGAATTTTATAATCACAGAAGATTTCATGAGACATTGAAATATAAAAAACCTATGAATGTTTATTATGATAGTTTAAAAATCAATGATGAGAATTACACTAAATCTAGTGAAAATGTAGCATAG
- a CDS encoding tetratricopeptide repeat protein, which translates to MKYKLLKLLFLASLFIGQSAYAIEPLSIKYVDPKASEKADSLYNKAHRLSEQGKYKESAKLFKESFEYNPKKDAAFNLGLAYKNSKDYKNAIKWYKKSFEMGNADGGG; encoded by the coding sequence ATGAAATACAAACTATTAAAATTACTGTTTTTAGCATCTCTGTTTATAGGACAAAGTGCTTATGCGATAGAACCTCTTTCGATTAAGTATGTTGACCCTAAGGCTAGTGAGAAAGCGGATAGTCTTTATAATAAGGCACACAGGTTAAGCGAACAAGGAAAATATAAAGAGTCTGCTAAACTCTTCAAAGAATCTTTTGAATACAATCCTAAGAAGGATGCTGCGTTTAATCTTGGACTAGCTTACAAAAACTCAAAAGATTATAAAAACGCTATCAAATGGTATAAAAAATCTTTTGAGATGGGCAATGCAGATGGGGGGGGGTGA